In a genomic window of Spirosoma agri:
- the murD gene encoding UDP-N-acetylmuramoyl-L-alanine--D-glutamate ligase, with protein MAAKKIAILGGGESGVGAALLARAKGFDVFLSDRGSLKEAYRTTLQNASIPFEEGQHSEERILDAAEVVKSPGIPATVPLVQKLKAQGTPVISEIEFAARYTKAKLIGITGSNGKTTTTLLTYHLLKTAGFNVGLAGNVGDSFAAQVIDDSFDYFVLELSSFQLDDMYDTHLDVMVMLNITPDHLDRYGYDFQNYTDSKFRIIQNARPEDTFIYFQESQPILNELAKRNPLIQRLPISLETTPSPGGYFQNGEIVATYGSDAYRVALTDTTLRGPHNAINTLAAVLTAKSLDISNDVITKGLKTFQNAPHRLEPAGTKNGVVFINDSKATNVDSVFYALSSMDVPTIWIAGGQDKGNEYSELDQLVHQKVKALICLGIDNHKLVSYFGDKVAAIYETQSITDAVAKGLEWGQPGDAVLLSPACASFDLFKNYEDRGNQFKAAVNHLIESDN; from the coding sequence ATGGCAGCGAAGAAAATAGCGATTCTTGGTGGTGGCGAAAGTGGCGTAGGCGCAGCCTTACTGGCTCGGGCAAAAGGATTCGATGTGTTTTTATCGGATAGAGGGTCGCTAAAAGAAGCGTATCGGACCACGTTACAGAATGCTTCAATTCCGTTTGAGGAGGGGCAGCATAGCGAAGAGCGTATTCTCGACGCGGCTGAGGTGGTCAAAAGCCCCGGTATTCCGGCAACGGTGCCCCTGGTTCAAAAACTGAAAGCGCAGGGAACGCCGGTTATCTCGGAAATTGAATTTGCCGCCCGTTATACGAAAGCAAAACTAATCGGTATAACCGGCAGCAACGGCAAAACAACCACAACGTTGCTGACTTACCACCTACTCAAAACGGCGGGTTTTAACGTTGGGCTCGCGGGGAACGTAGGCGATAGTTTTGCGGCTCAGGTGATCGACGATTCATTCGATTATTTCGTGCTTGAGTTGAGCAGTTTCCAGCTGGACGATATGTACGACACCCACCTCGACGTGATGGTGATGCTCAACATTACGCCCGATCACCTGGACCGCTACGGCTATGATTTTCAGAACTATACCGACTCAAAGTTTCGGATTATCCAGAATGCCAGACCGGAGGACACCTTTATCTATTTCCAGGAAAGCCAGCCGATCCTTAATGAATTGGCAAAGCGGAACCCATTGATACAGCGCCTGCCCATTTCTCTCGAAACCACGCCGTCTCCGGGTGGCTATTTTCAGAATGGTGAAATCGTGGCAACCTATGGCTCTGACGCCTATCGTGTAGCTTTGACCGATACAACCCTGCGTGGTCCGCATAACGCGATCAATACACTAGCTGCTGTACTGACCGCTAAGTCGCTGGATATTTCGAACGATGTGATTACGAAGGGACTGAAAACGTTCCAGAACGCACCCCACCGACTTGAGCCAGCTGGTACTAAGAATGGCGTTGTGTTCATCAACGACTCCAAAGCCACCAATGTCGATTCGGTATTCTACGCCCTGTCAAGCATGGATGTGCCAACGATCTGGATTGCAGGTGGCCAGGATAAAGGGAATGAGTATAGCGAACTCGACCAACTGGTGCACCAGAAAGTAAAAGCACTGATTTGTTTGGGTATCGATAACCATAAATTAGTAAGTTACTTCGGCGATAAGGTTGCGGCTATTTATGAGACGCAAAGTATAACCGATGCCGTGGCCAAAGGACTGGAATGGGGGCAGCCCGGCGATGCTGTTTTGCTGTCTCCGGCCTGCGCAAGTTTTGACTTATTCAAAAATTATGAAGATCGTGGTAATCAGTTCAAGGCTGCGGTCAACCACTTAATTGAGTCTGATAACTAG
- the rplM gene encoding 50S ribosomal protein L13, giving the protein MNTLSFKTISANKETVQKDWIVVDAQGEVLGRLASQIARLIRGKHKTNFTPHVDCGDNVIVINADKVRLTGSKLTDKVYVRHTGYPGGQRFATPRLLLEKHPERIIEHAVKGMLPKNRLGRRLYTNLYVYAGGQHPHEAQQPKAVKF; this is encoded by the coding sequence GTGAATACGCTCAGTTTCAAAACCATCTCTGCCAACAAAGAAACGGTGCAGAAGGATTGGATTGTAGTTGACGCTCAGGGTGAAGTGCTTGGTCGGCTGGCCAGCCAGATCGCACGCCTGATTCGCGGCAAACACAAAACAAACTTCACACCTCATGTTGACTGCGGAGATAACGTAATCGTCATCAATGCCGACAAGGTTCGCCTGACTGGCTCTAAGTTGACCGACAAAGTTTATGTCCGCCACACGGGTTATCCCGGTGGTCAACGGTTCGCAACGCCCCGGTTGCTGCTCGAAAAGCATCCCGAACGCATCATCGAACACGCCGTGAAAGGCATGTTGCCTAAAAATCGGCTTGGTCGTCGGTTGTACACCAACCTGTATGTCTACGCTGGTGGACAACATCCGCACGAGGCTCAGCAACCAAAAGCAGTTAAATTCTAA
- a CDS encoding FtsW/RodA/SpoVE family cell cycle protein: MVLRDWIRTHLKGDRQIWWIVLYLSIMSVLVVYSATGTKAFRELDGNTEIFLLKHGSLLMLGLVCTYFAHKINYIYYARLAKFGLWLSIPLLLWAFFKGSTLNDASRWVTIPIINQTFQPSDLAKLALISSLAAMLAKRQRFMSDPSVLINMIFWIALICSLIVLSNTSTALLLGATCFLLMYIGRVPVRYLAIMVGACIVFGSIGLYLGQRFGTATNRIKSFMDSDKVVYQVEQSYIALANGGLVGQGPGNSHQRNTLPNPFSDFIYAIIVEEYGLLMGGIPVVLAYIWFLWRGIKAIQKTTRPFGGLLSAGLTFSIVFQAFASICVAIGLAPVTGQPLPLLSMGGTSLIFTGLAIGIVLSVSRDEVDESKI; the protein is encoded by the coding sequence ATGGTTCTGCGCGACTGGATTCGTACTCATCTTAAAGGCGACCGCCAAATCTGGTGGATCGTCCTGTATTTATCGATCATGAGCGTGTTGGTCGTGTATAGTGCAACGGGGACGAAGGCGTTTCGGGAGCTGGACGGCAACACCGAAATATTCCTGCTCAAGCACGGATCGCTGTTGATGCTTGGTTTAGTCTGTACCTACTTCGCACACAAGATCAATTACATCTACTATGCCCGGTTAGCTAAATTCGGGTTGTGGCTGTCCATTCCATTGCTCTTATGGGCTTTTTTTAAAGGATCGACTCTCAATGATGCGTCGCGCTGGGTGACCATTCCGATCATTAACCAGACATTTCAACCGTCGGATTTAGCGAAGCTGGCCCTCATATCCAGTTTAGCGGCCATGCTGGCCAAGCGGCAGCGATTCATGAGTGATCCCAGCGTTCTGATCAACATGATCTTCTGGATTGCGTTGATCTGTTCGCTCATCGTCTTATCGAATACATCGACAGCTTTATTATTGGGGGCGACCTGCTTCCTGCTCATGTATATTGGCCGGGTTCCCGTTCGCTATCTGGCCATCATGGTTGGGGCCTGTATCGTTTTTGGCAGTATCGGTTTATATCTGGGCCAGCGGTTTGGCACGGCTACTAACCGGATCAAGAGTTTTATGGATTCCGACAAGGTAGTCTACCAGGTCGAACAATCGTATATCGCGCTCGCCAATGGAGGATTGGTCGGACAGGGCCCTGGCAACAGCCACCAGCGCAACACACTCCCAAACCCTTTTTCGGACTTTATTTATGCCATTATCGTTGAAGAGTACGGCTTGTTAATGGGCGGTATTCCGGTCGTACTGGCTTATATCTGGTTCTTGTGGCGAGGCATCAAAGCCATTCAGAAAACGACACGCCCGTTTGGCGGGCTCCTATCGGCGGGCCTGACCTTCAGCATTGTCTTTCAGGCATTTGCCAGTATTTGCGTAGCGATTGGGTTAGCTCCCGTTACCGGTCAGCCCTTGCCGTTACTCAGTATGGGGGGCACTTCACTGATCTTTACGGGACTGGCTATCGGCATCGTGTTGAGTGTCAGCCGTGATGAAGTCGACGAGAGTAAAATTTAG
- a CDS encoding DUF3078 domain-containing protein translates to MKIAIYTVVCWISLTYAFSQDSTRTTTNFKDVVTVKPDTSYWQRSFSGGVNFNQASFSNWSGGGVNSIAIGAVVNARALYERERVSWDNTADLQLGYVNQLGTTRKAADQIIVISVLGRQIAPKWDLFVSGTFNTFFAPGYRYDKLPADQTRLKVSNFFAPAQFTFSVGIAYKPADWFSLRMSPIAPRFTFLTDESVRVRQLADGNYVFDPTQVAYGVEPGKSTRTEWLAFQLQTVINRNLSDNIALNARYQLFTQYAQLDNINHRLDLTLTAKVTRYLSTTFGLIGLYNKDFSSELQIQQTLAIGLVYNLSSFRKKKEPIKATDPLPGRF, encoded by the coding sequence ATGAAAATCGCTATCTATACAGTCGTTTGCTGGATCAGCCTTACTTACGCGTTCAGTCAGGATTCAACCAGAACAACGACCAATTTTAAAGACGTTGTGACTGTCAAGCCCGATACGTCGTACTGGCAACGATCATTCAGCGGAGGTGTCAATTTTAATCAGGCATCATTCAGCAACTGGTCGGGTGGGGGTGTCAATTCGATTGCTATTGGCGCTGTTGTTAATGCCCGAGCCTTGTACGAACGGGAGAGGGTATCTTGGGACAACACGGCCGATCTTCAACTGGGTTATGTGAATCAGTTGGGTACTACGCGCAAGGCGGCTGATCAGATTATTGTGATCTCTGTCCTGGGTCGTCAGATTGCGCCGAAGTGGGACTTGTTCGTTTCTGGAACATTCAATACCTTTTTCGCGCCGGGTTACCGCTACGATAAACTCCCCGCCGATCAGACCCGGTTGAAAGTCTCGAACTTTTTTGCACCGGCTCAATTTACGTTTTCCGTGGGTATAGCGTACAAGCCTGCCGATTGGTTTTCCCTGCGGATGAGCCCAATAGCACCCCGATTTACTTTCCTGACCGATGAGTCAGTGCGGGTTCGGCAGCTGGCCGATGGAAACTATGTTTTTGATCCGACTCAGGTAGCCTACGGTGTAGAACCGGGTAAGAGTACGCGAACGGAGTGGCTCGCTTTTCAGCTTCAGACTGTCATTAACCGGAATCTGAGCGATAACATCGCGTTGAATGCTCGTTATCAACTTTTCACTCAGTATGCTCAGCTAGATAATATCAATCATCGGCTCGACCTGACATTGACGGCTAAAGTGACCCGTTATTTGAGTACGACTTTCGGTTTGATTGGTCTGTATAACAAAGATTTCAGTTCGGAATTACAAATTCAGCAAACGCTGGCCATTGGCCTGGTCTACAACCTTAGCTCGTTCCGTAAGAAAAAAGAGCCGATCAAAGCAACAGATCCGCTACCGGGTCGATTTTGA
- a CDS encoding RNA polymerase sigma factor: MKHFSDEELVRLYVETQKNAYFERLYERYCDKVYRKCLSFTKDPVQAEDLTHDIFLKLVVKIGGFKEQAKFSTWLYSITYNYCTDQMRSPQRRAEVYMDEGWERLDVGEDDGLAELAEMEAQQLKKALDKLDPVEQSLMLMKYQDDVSIREIANLNGITESAVKMRLKRTRDKLRKYYLAGAVFWVLLAIKAALFIRWPFR, from the coding sequence ATGAAGCATTTTTCGGACGAGGAGTTAGTTCGACTATACGTGGAGACACAGAAGAACGCTTACTTCGAGCGTTTGTATGAACGTTATTGCGATAAGGTTTATCGGAAATGTCTCTCGTTCACAAAAGATCCCGTGCAGGCGGAGGACCTGACTCACGACATTTTCCTGAAACTGGTTGTCAAGATTGGGGGCTTCAAAGAACAGGCAAAATTCTCTACGTGGCTTTATTCAATAACCTATAATTATTGCACAGACCAAATGCGTTCTCCACAACGGCGCGCTGAAGTGTATATGGATGAGGGGTGGGAACGACTGGATGTTGGTGAGGATGATGGATTAGCTGAACTGGCGGAAATGGAAGCGCAGCAGCTAAAAAAAGCGCTGGACAAACTCGACCCCGTAGAACAAAGCCTGATGCTCATGAAGTATCAGGATGACGTTAGCATCCGTGAGATTGCCAACTTAAATGGGATAACTGAAAGCGCTGTGAAGATGCGTTTGAAACGTACCCGAGATAAACTTCGCAAATACTATCTGGCCGGTGCTGTATTCTGGGTGCTGCTGGCCATAAAAGCGGCCCTGTTTATACGGTGGCCATTTCGCTAA
- the tsf gene encoding translation elongation factor Ts yields MAITAADVNKLRQETGAGMMDCKKALTEADGDFEKAKEILRKQGQKIADKRADNTTSEGIVLAHVSEDGKSGKVIALACETEPVSKVADFQNLAMTIISTAVATNAPDKATLLATPQADGRSLQDHITDLMGKIGEKVDVASFETVTADKVVSYIHSNGKLGVLVGLSNTNEADVTEVGKDIAMQIAAMKPVALDKDGVDATIVQREIEIGKEQARQEGKPEAMLEKIAMGKLNKFYKENTLLNQEFVKDTSLTIAQLLEKTSKGLTVSAFKRVAIG; encoded by the coding sequence ATGGCAATCACTGCTGCTGACGTAAACAAACTTCGGCAAGAGACCGGAGCTGGCATGATGGACTGTAAAAAAGCCCTCACCGAAGCCGATGGCGATTTTGAAAAAGCAAAAGAGATTCTGCGCAAACAGGGTCAGAAAATAGCCGACAAACGGGCTGACAACACCACGTCCGAAGGTATCGTACTGGCACACGTTAGCGAGGATGGTAAGAGCGGGAAAGTTATTGCACTGGCTTGCGAAACGGAACCTGTTTCTAAAGTTGCAGATTTTCAGAATCTGGCAATGACGATCATCAGCACAGCCGTTGCGACAAACGCTCCTGATAAAGCGACTTTGTTGGCAACACCGCAGGCTGATGGCCGTTCGCTACAGGATCACATTACAGACCTGATGGGCAAAATTGGTGAAAAAGTCGATGTAGCTTCGTTCGAAACCGTTACTGCCGATAAGGTAGTATCGTATATTCACTCGAATGGCAAACTTGGCGTTTTGGTTGGCTTATCGAACACGAATGAGGCCGACGTGACCGAAGTTGGTAAAGACATCGCTATGCAGATTGCCGCTATGAAGCCGGTTGCTCTGGATAAAGATGGTGTTGACGCTACTATTGTTCAGCGCGAAATTGAGATTGGTAAAGAACAGGCTCGTCAGGAAGGCAAACCTGAAGCAATGCTCGAGAAGATCGCGATGGGTAAATTGAACAAATTCTACAAAGAAAATACGTTACTGAATCAGGAGTTCGTAAAAGACACTTCATTGACGATTGCGCAACTGCTCGAAAAAACGAGCAAAGGACTAACTGTATCTGCATTTAAGCGTGTAGCGATCGGTTGA
- a CDS encoding RNA polymerase sigma factor → MKNLTDEELVKLYVDTENEDYFTTIYKRYFHRIHRKCMQFTQNTTQAEDLTQDIFLRLFSKLSSYKEQAKFSTWIYTITRNYCTDYIRLPKIKQVMILEEGWEEEVQSALVSDELSGNVFDELTEWQLKRAMKLLPADEQWLLKLKYLDDFSIKEIAALFAVTPSAVKMRLKRSRDKLRQLYIEEPPVESLYSKITYN, encoded by the coding sequence ATGAAAAATCTTACGGACGAGGAATTGGTAAAACTCTATGTCGATACCGAAAATGAAGATTACTTCACGACAATCTATAAACGGTATTTTCATAGAATACATCGAAAGTGTATGCAGTTTACCCAAAATACAACGCAGGCTGAAGATTTGACGCAGGATATTTTTTTGAGATTGTTTAGTAAACTAAGTAGCTATAAAGAACAGGCTAAGTTTTCAACCTGGATTTATACGATTACACGTAACTACTGCACAGATTATATCCGCTTACCTAAAATCAAGCAGGTAATGATTCTGGAAGAAGGCTGGGAGGAAGAGGTCCAGTCCGCTCTCGTGTCTGATGAACTAAGCGGAAATGTATTCGATGAACTGACCGAATGGCAGTTAAAACGTGCTATGAAGCTGCTGCCCGCCGATGAGCAGTGGCTGCTAAAGCTGAAGTATCTGGATGATTTTAGTATCAAGGAAATTGCGGCCCTATTCGCGGTAACGCCAAGTGCTGTCAAAATGCGGCTAAAACGCTCCCGCGACAAATTGCGCCAATTATACATTGAAGAACCTCCCGTTGAGTCACTATATAGCAAAATAACGTATAATTAA
- the mraY gene encoding phospho-N-acetylmuramoyl-pentapeptide-transferase: MLYYLFQFLDEHYNFPGAGVFQYISFRALGAVITSLLIAAIFGRRIIDILRNLQIGESIRDLGLEGQLQKRGTPTMGGFIILASLLIPALLFAKLSNVYVVLALVSTVWTGLIGFLDDYIKVFKKNKEGLQGKFKVVGQVGLGLIVGLTLSFNEYVKIRKYAPRLLSTSTVPDVYTDIKSTLTTVPFVKNNEFDYSSLFFGFIPDSYTWIVYVLICIFIITAVSNGANITDGIDGLAAGTSVIIGLTIGVLAYLSGNKVFSQYLNIMYIPNSGELVIFCAAFVGACVGFLWYNSYPAQVFMGDTGSLMLGGVIAVLFLAIRKELMIPIICGIFLVELVSVIMQVSYFKYTKQKFGEGRRIFLMSPLHHHFQKKGYHEAKLVTRFWIIGIILAVLALATLKLR; encoded by the coding sequence ATGCTCTATTACCTTTTCCAATTTCTTGACGAGCACTATAATTTCCCCGGTGCCGGGGTCTTTCAATACATCTCGTTCCGCGCACTCGGTGCGGTTATAACCTCTCTGTTGATCGCGGCCATTTTCGGGCGTCGCATTATCGACATTCTCCGCAACCTTCAAATTGGCGAATCGATCCGCGATTTGGGGCTGGAAGGACAATTGCAGAAACGCGGAACGCCAACCATGGGCGGCTTTATCATACTGGCGTCGCTACTAATTCCGGCCCTACTGTTTGCCAAGTTATCCAATGTGTACGTTGTGCTGGCGCTGGTGTCGACCGTATGGACCGGTCTGATTGGTTTCCTGGACGATTACATAAAAGTTTTCAAGAAGAACAAAGAAGGCTTGCAGGGTAAGTTTAAAGTTGTCGGTCAGGTTGGTTTAGGGCTGATTGTGGGGCTGACCTTATCCTTCAACGAATACGTCAAAATTCGCAAATACGCACCCCGCTTGTTGAGTACATCGACCGTTCCGGATGTGTACACTGACATTAAGTCGACACTCACGACGGTACCTTTCGTAAAAAATAACGAGTTTGATTATAGCTCACTGTTTTTTGGCTTTATACCAGATAGTTACACTTGGATCGTTTACGTCCTAATCTGTATTTTCATCATTACCGCCGTTTCGAACGGGGCCAATATTACTGATGGAATCGATGGGTTAGCTGCCGGAACGTCAGTGATTATCGGGCTGACGATTGGGGTACTGGCTTACCTGTCGGGGAATAAAGTTTTCTCGCAGTACCTCAATATTATGTACATCCCCAATTCGGGCGAATTAGTAATTTTCTGTGCGGCTTTTGTGGGTGCCTGCGTTGGCTTTTTGTGGTATAACTCCTATCCAGCTCAGGTATTTATGGGCGATACCGGAAGTCTGATGCTTGGGGGGGTTATTGCTGTATTATTCCTGGCGATTCGCAAAGAACTGATGATCCCGATCATTTGCGGCATCTTCCTGGTCGAACTGGTTTCCGTCATTATGCAGGTGAGTTATTTTAAGTATACCAAGCAAAAATTCGGGGAAGGCAGGCGAATCTTTCTGATGTCGCCGTTACACCACCATTTTCAGAAAAAAGGCTACCACGAAGCCAAACTTGTCACTCGTTTCTGGATTATTGGTATTATACTGGCCGTACTGGCTTTAGCGACATTGAAGCTTCGATAA
- a CDS encoding nucleotidyltransferase: MADLFNVDFRDFLVALQKRKVLYVLVGGYSVILHGYNRTTGDMDILVEKSAENYERIVDAFLDFGMPTFDMTADNFLNNLAFDVFTFGRQPVAIDILTTIKGLTFTEIFAHSSEIDVDGLSIRLIHYNHLIRVKEAAGRPRDLNDIEQLRKSRE, translated from the coding sequence ATGGCTGATCTCTTTAATGTGGATTTCCGGGATTTTCTGGTTGCCTTACAGAAACGAAAAGTCCTGTATGTATTAGTTGGGGGGTACTCCGTAATTCTGCATGGTTACAATCGAACCACGGGTGATATGGATATTCTGGTTGAAAAATCCGCCGAAAATTATGAACGCATCGTTGACGCATTTCTGGATTTTGGCATGCCAACGTTTGATATGACTGCTGATAATTTTCTTAACAATCTAGCTTTCGATGTATTTACATTTGGTCGACAGCCTGTAGCTATTGACATTTTAACAACAATCAAAGGGCTCACATTTACGGAGATTTTTGCCCATTCTTCTGAAATAGATGTCGATGGACTATCCATACGCCTTATCCACTATAATCATCTTATTCGTGTAAAAGAAGCGGCTGGTAGACCAAGAGATCTGAACGATATAGAACAGTTAAGGAAGAGCCGGGAATGA
- the rpsB gene encoding 30S ribosomal protein S2 yields the protein MAQIEYKDLLDAGVHFGHLTRKWDPRMAPYIFMEKNGIHIIDLNKTVAALDEASNAIKGIVRSGRKVMFVATKKQAQEIVSEEARRLKMPYVTDRWQGGMLTNFATIRKSLKKMQTLDKMLKDEETVKSIAKRERLTRSRDKEKLERVLGGIADLTRLPAALFVVDVKREHIAVAEAHRLGIPVFAMCDTNSNPEEVDFAIPANDDAYKSISLITLAIGKAIEEGLMERKQDKDDQRVQEEEDAKRAEDLAQAKAEGESQPEATAAPAAVAETEDEQEA from the coding sequence ATGGCACAAATCGAATATAAAGACCTCTTGGACGCCGGTGTGCACTTTGGCCACCTTACGCGCAAGTGGGATCCCCGGATGGCCCCGTATATCTTCATGGAGAAGAACGGCATCCATATTATTGACCTTAATAAAACAGTAGCTGCGCTGGACGAAGCATCGAACGCAATCAAAGGTATTGTTCGTTCGGGCCGGAAAGTAATGTTTGTGGCAACGAAGAAACAGGCACAGGAGATCGTTTCGGAAGAAGCGCGTCGTCTGAAAATGCCGTACGTGACCGATCGCTGGCAGGGCGGTATGTTAACGAACTTCGCTACGATCCGCAAATCATTAAAGAAAATGCAAACGCTGGACAAAATGCTGAAAGACGAGGAGACCGTCAAAAGCATTGCCAAGCGGGAGCGTTTGACCCGGTCGCGCGATAAAGAAAAACTGGAACGCGTATTGGGCGGTATTGCCGACCTGACCCGTTTGCCAGCTGCTCTGTTCGTCGTTGACGTTAAGCGCGAGCACATCGCTGTTGCTGAAGCACATCGTCTGGGTATTCCCGTTTTCGCTATGTGCGATACGAACTCGAACCCCGAAGAAGTTGATTTTGCAATTCCAGCCAATGATGACGCTTATAAGTCGATCTCCCTCATCACGCTTGCTATCGGTAAAGCTATCGAAGAAGGCCTGATGGAGCGGAAACAGGATAAAGACGATCAGCGCGTTCAGGAAGAAGAAGACGCAAAACGTGCTGAAGATCTGGCTCAGGCGAAAGCCGAAGGCGAATCGCAGCCTGAAGCAACAGCTGCTCCAGCCGCGGTTGCCGAAACCGAAGACGAGCAGGAAGCATAA
- the mscL gene encoding large-conductance mechanosensitive channel protein MscL produces the protein MLREFRTFIAQGNVLDLAVGIIIGAAFGKITTSLVEDIINPILGLVIGGIDFSQLKIVLKEAVGTAPEVAIRYGNFVNVLIQFLIIAWVIFLIVKLANRARFSSSLAPKE, from the coding sequence ATGTTAAGAGAGTTTCGTACATTCATTGCACAAGGTAATGTGCTCGACCTGGCCGTTGGTATTATTATAGGTGCTGCTTTTGGTAAGATCACCACATCACTGGTCGAGGATATAATCAATCCAATTCTGGGGTTGGTAATCGGTGGTATAGATTTTAGCCAGTTGAAAATTGTCTTGAAAGAAGCTGTCGGTACGGCACCCGAAGTGGCCATTCGCTACGGTAACTTTGTGAATGTACTGATTCAGTTTTTAATTATAGCCTGGGTCATTTTCCTCATTGTCAAACTGGCCAATCGCGCTCGTTTCTCTAGTTCGTTAGCTCCCAAAGAATAA
- the rpsI gene encoding 30S ribosomal protein S9 → MDRINTIGRRKTAISRIYMSAGSGAISVNGKDYKQYFPTEVLQIILNQPFSTVNGVGGYDVKVNVRGGGVAGQAEATRMAIARALVEMNAEFRPALKKEGFLTRDSRMVERKKPGRKKARRRFQFSKR, encoded by the coding sequence ATGGATCGTATTAATACCATTGGCCGCCGTAAAACTGCCATCTCCCGCATCTACATGTCGGCGGGCAGCGGAGCCATCTCGGTAAACGGGAAAGATTACAAACAGTACTTCCCAACCGAAGTGTTGCAAATCATTTTGAACCAACCCTTTTCGACCGTAAACGGCGTTGGTGGATACGACGTGAAAGTTAACGTTCGTGGTGGTGGTGTTGCCGGACAGGCTGAAGCAACCCGCATGGCTATTGCCCGTGCACTGGTTGAAATGAACGCTGAATTCCGCCCTGCTCTCAAGAAAGAAGGCTTCCTGACACGGGATTCGCGTATGGTAGAACGGAAAAAACCAGGTCGGAAAAAAGCCCGTCGCCGGTTCCAGTTCTCGAAACGTTAA
- a CDS encoding mechanosensitive ion channel family protein translates to MKELPNITQVLRNTFQTLIDQFVEFVPRILGSIVILLIGIAVARLIAFIVRRILSRVGFDKIGSRLNEISIIKQLNTEIKLSEILSKVLYYFVLLVFITAATETLGVGAITEMVSSLVNFIPKVIAAAIMLQVGVLLADTLRVAVLNVCQSFNISSGRLLSTIVFVFFIIITIISALGQAGINTELLESSFNIVIGGGIFAFAVGYGIASRDIMANILSSFYSRSKYIEGQMIQIDDVKGEILKVDTMSLTLKTGETTTVFPLQVLQTKKIEIFS, encoded by the coding sequence ATGAAAGAACTTCCTAACATCACGCAGGTTTTACGTAATACGTTTCAAACACTTATCGATCAATTTGTCGAGTTTGTACCCCGGATACTTGGGTCAATCGTGATTCTGTTGATTGGTATCGCTGTTGCCCGGTTGATCGCCTTCATCGTCCGTCGAATTTTATCCAGGGTGGGTTTTGATAAAATTGGAAGTCGTCTCAATGAAATCAGTATTATAAAACAGCTCAACACGGAAATCAAGCTGAGTGAAATACTGAGCAAAGTACTCTATTACTTTGTACTGCTGGTGTTCATTACGGCTGCCACCGAAACGCTGGGTGTGGGCGCTATCACCGAGATGGTTTCGTCGCTGGTCAACTTCATTCCGAAAGTAATTGCAGCCGCCATTATGTTGCAGGTCGGGGTTTTGCTGGCCGATACGCTACGGGTAGCGGTATTGAACGTATGCCAATCGTTTAATATCTCGTCGGGTCGATTGCTGAGTACGATCGTGTTCGTTTTCTTCATAATTATCACCATTATCAGCGCACTTGGCCAGGCAGGAATCAATACGGAACTGCTTGAATCAAGTTTCAATATCGTCATCGGCGGAGGGATTTTTGCGTTTGCGGTTGGATATGGAATCGCTTCGCGCGATATAATGGCAAACATTCTGTCCTCATTTTATTCCAGAAGTAAATACATAGAAGGTCAAATGATTCAGATTGACGATGTAAAAGGCGAGATTCTGAAGGTAGACACCATGTCGCTGACCCTGAAGACGGGTGAGACAACGACTGTATTCCCATTGCAAGTCCTGCAAACAAAAAAGATTGAGATTTTTAGTTGA